The Desulfoscipio gibsoniae DSM 7213 genome contains a region encoding:
- a CDS encoding DUF2325 domain-containing protein, whose amino-acid sequence MAQTGWTNIAFDRVNKKKSKRRTVNCKCGTRPANDEGCRNCKQCMKKILIIGGITKFKHLYADLIENCGHKCIYLDGYLRKGDKPLEKKIIKCDMVFCPVDCNSHNACASAKKLCRKHGKPIKILTSSSVTNMAKAIKSINL is encoded by the coding sequence ATGGCGCAAACGGGTTGGACAAATATTGCTTTTGATAGGGTAAATAAAAAAAAATCAAAACGCCGGACAGTTAATTGCAAATGCGGTACAAGGCCGGCAAATGACGAAGGCTGTCGTAATTGTAAACAGTGCATGAAAAAAATATTGATTATTGGCGGAATAACCAAATTTAAACATCTATATGCGGATTTGATTGAAAACTGCGGTCATAAGTGCATATATTTAGATGGTTATTTGAGGAAAGGTGATAAACCATTGGAGAAAAAGATTATCAAATGTGACATGGTTTTTTGCCCGGTAGACTGTAACAGCCATAATGCCTGTGCCAGCGCCAAGAAATTATGCAGAAAACACGGCAAGCCTATTAAGATTTTGACATCATCCAGTGTTACTAATATGGCTAAGGCCATAAAAAGTATAAACTTGTAG
- a CDS encoding methyl-accepting chemotaxis protein: MYPIADQIKLLALNASIEAARAGDAGRGFAVVAREVGKLAVKSKKTVEDISVTLRQVRTNASAVMESMSRGAEGVQNGMGLIAEVNQFCRAIEEHMAASVVAVEKAGSGAGALDLGIGGVQSVAREVNQVVGKLSDSSGNTTDTLKAQSESVQQLLNNLQRLRGMAGRDFYGANGLDKYCF, translated from the coding sequence TTGTATCCCATTGCAGACCAAATCAAATTGCTGGCTCTTAATGCATCCATCGAGGCGGCCAGGGCCGGAGATGCCGGGCGGGGATTTGCGGTGGTGGCTCGGGAAGTCGGCAAATTAGCGGTAAAAAGTAAAAAAACTGTTGAGGATATTTCCGTTACCCTCAGGCAGGTAAGAACTAACGCCTCTGCGGTTATGGAGAGTATGTCCCGGGGTGCTGAAGGCGTTCAAAACGGTATGGGTTTAATTGCCGAGGTTAACCAGTTTTGCCGTGCAATCGAGGAACATATGGCGGCCAGTGTGGTTGCTGTTGAAAAGGCCGGTTCCGGTGCCGGTGCACTGGATTTGGGGATAGGAGGGGTGCAGTCCGTTGCCCGGGAGGTTAACCAGGTGGTAGGTAAACTATCCGATAGCAGTGGTAATACCACAGACACTTTAAAAGCTCAATCGGAATCGGTACAGCAATTGTTAAATAACCTGCAGAGGTTGCGAGGAATGGCGGGGAGAGATTTTTATGGCGCAAACGGGTTGGACAAATATTGCTTTTGA
- a CDS encoding ABC transporter substrate-binding protein, with protein MNKKHFLFTLLLVMCLSLLLFGCGTDQAQNSQTDGNDENKEQNQVDVIRLEGGDWGYPSPYAHYSRGPGSFKMALIFDGLLERDENGLIPWLAEKYEIIDNGKQYLFTIRDGVKWHDGKPFTAEDVQFSFEYAKKYPTVRSDFAGDDIEKVEVVGNNQVLVTVAERNAAMLYNLGNARMIPKHIWENVDNPKEFTAPEAVIGTGPYRLTDYNKEHGTYHFEAFGDFWGPRQRVKAIEFIPVSEPILAFEKGEIDQTGISSDVLPRFQNRPEYKIVQSPGFWGYRLLFNMGDNPVLRQKELRQAIAYAIDARELVDKVERGAAVPGSAGVLPPDHVKPIKPLI; from the coding sequence ATGAACAAAAAACATTTTCTATTCACATTATTACTGGTGATGTGTTTGAGCTTGCTTTTGTTTGGCTGCGGAACAGATCAAGCACAGAATAGCCAAACTGACGGTAATGACGAAAATAAAGAGCAGAACCAGGTGGATGTGATTCGCCTGGAGGGAGGGGATTGGGGTTATCCGAGCCCTTACGCCCATTATTCCAGGGGGCCGGGCAGTTTTAAAATGGCCCTTATATTTGACGGGCTGTTGGAGAGGGATGAAAATGGGCTTATTCCCTGGCTGGCCGAAAAATATGAAATCATAGACAATGGCAAGCAATATCTTTTTACTATCCGGGACGGTGTCAAATGGCACGACGGTAAACCGTTTACTGCCGAGGATGTACAATTTAGCTTTGAATATGCAAAGAAATATCCCACGGTACGGTCTGATTTTGCCGGTGATGATATTGAAAAAGTGGAGGTTGTGGGAAATAACCAAGTGCTGGTAACCGTTGCGGAGCGCAATGCCGCTATGCTCTATAACCTGGGTAATGCACGCATGATCCCCAAACACATTTGGGAAAACGTGGACAATCCCAAGGAGTTTACTGCGCCGGAAGCGGTAATCGGTACCGGTCCCTACCGCCTGACGGATTATAACAAGGAACACGGCACTTACCATTTTGAGGCCTTCGGAGATTTCTGGGGACCCCGGCAGAGGGTTAAAGCTATTGAATTCATTCCGGTCAGTGAACCAATTCTGGCCTTTGAAAAGGGGGAAATAGATCAAACCGGCATCAGCTCGGACGTGCTCCCCCGTTTCCAAAACCGGCCGGAATATAAAATAGTACAAAGCCCGGGGTTCTGGGGGTACCGGTTGTTATTCAATATGGGTGATAATCCTGTTTTAAGGCAAAAGGAACTCAGGCAAGCTATTGCTTATGCCATTGACGCCCGGGAATTGGTTGATAAAGTGGAACGCGGGGCTGCTGTTCCTGGTAGTGCGGGGGTATTACCTCCGGATCACGTCAAGCCAATAAAGCCGTTGATATGA
- a CDS encoding AbrB/MazE/SpoVT family DNA-binding domain-containing protein yields the protein MNLAKVSANGQITVPVEIRRKLMLKEGDKILFIERENGEIVINNASATAILKAQKAFKDVAEAIGIKNQDEVQALVDEVRYGKDSKQ from the coding sequence ATGAACCTTGCAAAAGTATCCGCAAACGGTCAAATCACCGTTCCGGTCGAAATACGCCGCAAGCTTATGCTCAAGGAGGGAGATAAAATACTCTTTATTGAGCGTGAAAACGGTGAAATTGTCATCAACAATGCTTCGGCTACGGCAATTCTAAAAGCTCAAAAAGCTTTTAAGGATGTAGCGGAGGCAATCGGCATCAAAAATCAAGATGAAGTGCAGGCTCTCGTTGACGAGGTACGCTACGGAAAGGATTCAAAGCAATGA
- a CDS encoding serpin family protein: MTGDGIKNLNDSLTVLGMEEAFTNTADFSGISNGVHISRVLHKGITCRL; encoded by the coding sequence ATGACAGGGGACGGAATCAAGAATCTGAACGACAGCCTGACAGTCCTGGGAATGGAGGAAGCGTTTACAAACACAGCCGACTTTTCCGGTATCAGTAATGGTGTTCATATCAGCCGGGTGCTTCACAAGGGGATAACTTGCAGGTTATAG
- a CDS encoding heavy metal translocating P-type ATPase: protein MIGRYANVSKYRELLQMREFYMVLLGSFLIITSYGLGERDYPVQANILSLLALAVLGGAIILGAVKGLLKRELNVDELVSLAMIASVLIGEYLSAAVVALIMVLGSLMEEFTAQKARSAVDALIRLNPGQATVIRDGAEVLVPVREIRLGDMVMIRPGDKIPIDGKVIRGSASLNQASLTGESLPVDKLTGDDVYAGSVSYSGMIVVEVSKVGGETTLGKLIKLVQDAESQKAPALRVTDHYAKYFTPFIIAISSAVYFFTGDLHRAITVLIVGCPCAFIISAPTAIVAALGNASKNGILVKGGAFLEELARIDAVVFDKTGTLTTGSMVITGTKPLNGVSDDYVLSMAAAAEKYSEHPLARAVLKAVEQRGLVVTEPESFNSIPGLGVEAVVAGKKIVVGALTPEERVAEGFLNAANINPGVKTLVVTENNSMIGEIYIRDNIRPGVRGLIKALQESGLKKIQMLTGDGNEVADHVAGACGIKEYRAELLPEQKLNHIKELQKSGYKVAMIGDGVNDAPSLAAADIGIAMGAMGTDVAMEAADVALMGDNLARLPYLLQLGYSTMKTINYNIAFAVLFNLLALLASGAGLLNPVMGAITHNIGSVLVVLNSARLIKFRLYMAGVEEQSVENCT, encoded by the coding sequence GTGATTGGTAGATATGCTAATGTTAGCAAGTACCGGGAATTACTGCAAATGAGAGAGTTCTACATGGTGCTGCTGGGCAGTTTTCTTATTATAACCAGTTATGGGCTTGGTGAAAGGGATTATCCGGTTCAGGCCAATATATTATCGCTGCTGGCCCTGGCGGTGCTGGGGGGGGCAATCATTTTAGGGGCGGTTAAAGGGCTGCTGAAAAGGGAGCTTAATGTTGATGAATTAGTCAGCCTGGCTATGATTGCCTCGGTGTTGATAGGGGAGTACTTGTCTGCGGCAGTGGTAGCCTTGATTATGGTTTTGGGCTCATTAATGGAAGAGTTTACGGCTCAAAAAGCACGTTCCGCCGTTGATGCCTTAATTCGGCTAAATCCCGGGCAAGCCACCGTAATTCGGGACGGTGCCGAAGTCTTAGTACCGGTGCGGGAAATTCGGTTGGGAGACATGGTCATGATTCGCCCGGGGGATAAGATTCCCATTGACGGTAAGGTTATCCGCGGCAGTGCATCTCTTAACCAGGCTTCCCTAACCGGAGAGTCCCTGCCAGTGGATAAATTAACGGGGGATGATGTTTATGCGGGATCTGTCAGCTATTCCGGAATGATAGTGGTGGAAGTAAGCAAGGTGGGCGGGGAGACGACCCTGGGGAAGCTGATTAAGCTGGTTCAGGATGCTGAAAGTCAGAAAGCCCCTGCTCTGCGGGTTACGGATCATTACGCTAAATACTTTACCCCTTTTATTATAGCCATCAGTTCCGCTGTTTATTTTTTCACCGGGGATTTGCACCGGGCTATTACAGTGCTTATTGTAGGCTGCCCCTGCGCCTTTATTATTTCGGCCCCCACGGCTATCGTAGCGGCATTGGGCAATGCTTCCAAGAACGGTATATTAGTTAAAGGAGGCGCATTTTTAGAGGAACTTGCCAGGATTGATGCCGTTGTTTTTGATAAGACCGGCACCTTAACCACCGGGAGCATGGTGATTACCGGTACTAAACCTTTAAACGGGGTTTCGGATGATTATGTTCTTTCCATGGCGGCTGCGGCGGAAAAATATTCGGAACATCCTCTGGCCCGGGCCGTACTGAAGGCTGTAGAGCAAAGAGGACTTGTTGTAACTGAACCGGAATCATTTAATAGCATTCCCGGTCTGGGTGTAGAGGCGGTGGTTGCCGGTAAAAAAATTGTTGTGGGTGCTTTGACACCCGAAGAGAGGGTGGCGGAAGGGTTTTTAAATGCAGCGAATATTAATCCGGGGGTTAAAACTCTTGTTGTAACAGAGAACAATTCAATGATCGGGGAAATATATATAAGGGATAATATACGCCCCGGGGTCAGAGGTTTAATTAAAGCTCTGCAAGAATCCGGTCTTAAGAAAATCCAAATGTTGACCGGTGATGGTAATGAAGTTGCGGATCATGTCGCCGGGGCATGCGGAATAAAGGAGTACCGGGCTGAACTTCTGCCTGAGCAAAAGCTTAATCATATTAAAGAGCTTCAAAAATCTGGCTATAAGGTAGCTATGATTGGTGACGGTGTTAACGATGCCCCGTCTCTGGCCGCTGCAGATATTGGCATAGCCATGGGCGCCATGGGGACGGATGTGGCTATGGAAGCAGCGGATGTCGCTCTGATGGGGGACAACCTGGCCAGACTGCCGTATCTTTTGCAGTTGGGCTATTCTACTATGAAAACTATTAATTACAATATTGCTTTTGCCGTATTATTTAACTTACTTGCCCTGCTGGCTTCAGGAGCTGGTTTATTAAACCCGGTAATGGGGGCAATCACCCATAATATCGGGTCCGTACTGGTGGTGTTAAACTCGGCCCGGCTGATAAAGTTTCGGCTATATATGGCCGGAGTAGAGGAGCAGAGTGTTGAAAATTGTACATGA
- a CDS encoding YcdB/YcdC domain-containing protein, translated as MRRKALCFSVVLLFGSLLMSTAAAAEQTASQIVIKEVTVTEAIKLPPTSEEKKDSPRISEDEALKIIKSVFPEIIGESKPDMQLDFEPYQDRNIWRIHYYERMYHGPGMPAGYSVSLDADTGEILNMSWRNNTPAETKGIIQKQEAQKIAEQFVQKLQPERFKSMQLQKSPTEHYYPLPNLDIVHRFYWARVENGIKVDYDGIRVSVDALSGKVVSFNMNWQPEVKLPAIGTPVPAKALTEKATNELGMALIYQVPYRNYAGKSPEAKLIYQLNTRELMFNATNGKAVDNQGKEKNIKDIRLFEDIPKISGVNNPPDSPGQRITVEKARSTAERFFRSLGIEGEVEMGGGGSSVGGPFGNQEFWSFEIAQKGSSRHYPGSQVGIDQTTGRVVNYYEYGPEMQAETGSPKISREEALAKADAFIKNVAPEYSPYLAPEKNQVDMYPMGHEQGYSFHFYRVVNGIPFPQDGIHIGISSDGKIRDYHCEWHKVSFPAVQNVIAPEEAASKWLELSSLQVNYFIPREGEKPGSQAILVYRPDNDGFSAIDALTGKPVTNDGQPVNKTSGNGYDYKQSWAAQYLEIVAGSGILPSPEQFSPTGAVKKRDVARLITATMGNYYDYNEKREQQFRDVNLEDPDFNAIQAGAIMGIYDKGGNFNPEQPVTRLTLARWMVNAMGYAEIAKINNNIASSYKDIASLSATDRNYIGLAQGLGIMRGDETGLFKPSDSVTWEELAAVAINSAPKMRNKNGTW; from the coding sequence ATGAGAAGAAAAGCACTCTGTTTTTCAGTGGTCTTATTATTCGGTTCTTTATTAATGTCCACCGCAGCAGCGGCGGAACAGACAGCTTCACAAATTGTAATCAAAGAGGTAACTGTTACAGAAGCGATAAAACTGCCGCCCACTTCAGAGGAAAAAAAGGATTCGCCAAGAATTTCTGAAGACGAAGCATTAAAGATTATCAAAAGCGTCTTCCCGGAAATAATCGGGGAAAGCAAGCCCGATATGCAACTGGATTTCGAACCCTATCAGGACAGAAATATATGGCGGATACATTATTATGAAAGAATGTACCACGGGCCGGGCATGCCGGCGGGCTATTCTGTCTCCCTGGATGCCGATACCGGCGAAATATTGAATATGAGCTGGCGCAATAACACGCCCGCGGAAACAAAGGGGATCATCCAAAAGCAGGAGGCTCAAAAGATTGCTGAACAATTTGTCCAAAAGCTACAGCCCGAACGTTTTAAAAGCATGCAACTGCAGAAAAGCCCTACAGAACACTATTACCCCCTCCCCAACTTAGATATAGTACACCGCTTCTATTGGGCACGAGTGGAAAACGGAATTAAAGTCGACTATGACGGCATACGTGTTTCCGTGGACGCCCTTTCGGGCAAGGTTGTCAGCTTCAACATGAACTGGCAGCCCGAGGTTAAGCTGCCCGCTATAGGAACACCGGTTCCGGCCAAGGCGCTTACTGAAAAGGCCACTAACGAACTGGGTATGGCATTGATATACCAGGTGCCCTACCGCAATTACGCCGGTAAGTCTCCGGAAGCCAAGCTTATATATCAGCTCAATACCCGGGAACTGATGTTTAATGCCACTAACGGCAAGGCCGTAGATAATCAAGGCAAGGAAAAGAACATAAAAGATATCAGACTGTTTGAAGACATTCCGAAGATTAGCGGTGTTAACAACCCCCCGGATTCCCCCGGGCAAAGGATCACGGTGGAAAAAGCCAGGAGTACAGCAGAAAGATTTTTCCGCTCTCTGGGAATCGAAGGAGAAGTGGAGATGGGGGGAGGCGGCTCCAGCGTGGGCGGTCCCTTTGGGAATCAGGAATTTTGGAGTTTCGAGATTGCTCAAAAAGGCAGCAGCAGACACTATCCCGGTTCACAAGTAGGTATTGACCAAACCACCGGCCGGGTGGTGAATTATTACGAATACGGTCCGGAAATGCAGGCTGAGACAGGCTCTCCAAAAATCTCCCGGGAAGAAGCGCTGGCCAAGGCTGACGCATTTATTAAAAATGTAGCCCCGGAATACAGCCCATACCTGGCCCCGGAGAAAAATCAGGTGGACATGTACCCAATGGGTCACGAGCAAGGCTATAGTTTTCATTTCTACAGAGTTGTTAACGGCATTCCCTTTCCCCAGGACGGCATACATATAGGGATAAGCAGTGACGGCAAAATCAGAGACTATCACTGCGAATGGCACAAGGTTTCCTTCCCGGCAGTTCAAAATGTAATCGCCCCGGAGGAGGCGGCCAGCAAATGGCTGGAACTCTCATCCCTGCAAGTGAACTATTTCATCCCCCGGGAGGGAGAAAAACCGGGTAGCCAGGCTATACTGGTCTACCGCCCTGATAACGACGGATTTAGCGCCATTGACGCGCTGACCGGAAAACCTGTTACCAACGACGGCCAGCCGGTCAACAAAACCTCCGGAAACGGTTATGACTATAAACAGAGCTGGGCTGCCCAGTATCTTGAAATAGTGGCAGGTAGCGGCATTCTGCCGTCTCCGGAGCAATTCAGCCCCACAGGCGCCGTCAAAAAGAGGGACGTGGCCAGGCTGATAACAGCCACCATGGGCAATTATTACGACTACAACGAAAAAAGAGAGCAACAATTCCGGGACGTAAACCTTGAAGATCCCGATTTTAATGCAATCCAGGCCGGAGCTATAATGGGTATATATGACAAGGGCGGGAATTTCAACCCTGAGCAGCCGGTCACCAGGTTGACCCTGGCCCGCTGGATGGTGAACGCCATGGGCTACGCCGAAATTGCGAAAATAAACAACAACATCGCTTCTTCATATAAGGACATCGCTTCACTTTCCGCAACCGACCGGAACTATATAGGCCTGGCCCAGGGACTGGGCATCATGCGGGGCGATGAAACAGGACTCTTTAAGCCCTCGGACAGTGTCACCTGGGAGGAACTGGCGGCAGTGGCAATAAACTCGGCACCTAAAATGAGAAACAAAAATGGCACGTGGTAA
- a CDS encoding ABC transporter ATP-binding protein, protein MLEIRDLNVNLFGFALRNIQLTINQGEFFALLGPTGSGKTVLLETIAGIKQPSGGRFFFHRRDVTHLKPEQRNISIVYQDYALFPHLNVLANIQYGLRFKKKRNVAGKPEMLHMLVEMLGIDHLLKRYPDNLSGGEKQRVALARALIVEPDILLLGEPFSALDTNTKETVQAEIKALHSALKITTLMVTHNFSEVFSLAERVAIIKNGEVQQVGTTEEVFKMPNSQFVAEFVGMKNVFALHQVNGKAMLGDVLQLDMQVPEEQSAGKHPTTGGNNKYFIGLRPEDIVVGNGALKTDYQLTGTVLTISNNGVYSEVKVQSGQVNFTAYITPNRFFELGLRENKTVTLGFDRKNINFIKGQACATG, encoded by the coding sequence ATGCTGGAAATACGTGATTTAAACGTAAATTTGTTTGGATTTGCCCTGCGAAACATTCAACTGACCATTAATCAAGGGGAGTTTTTTGCTCTCTTAGGCCCCACCGGGTCAGGCAAAACAGTGCTTTTGGAAACTATCGCCGGCATTAAGCAGCCGTCAGGTGGGCGATTTTTTTTTCACAGACGGGATGTTACCCACTTAAAACCGGAGCAAAGGAATATTTCCATAGTCTATCAGGATTACGCCCTTTTCCCGCACCTTAATGTACTGGCCAATATTCAATACGGGCTAAGATTTAAGAAAAAACGGAACGTTGCAGGTAAGCCTGAAATGTTACATATGCTTGTGGAAATGCTGGGTATCGATCACCTGCTAAAGCGCTATCCCGATAATCTCAGCGGCGGCGAAAAACAACGGGTAGCGCTGGCCCGGGCATTGATTGTGGAACCTGATATCCTTTTACTGGGCGAACCGTTCAGTGCCTTAGACACCAATACCAAAGAAACAGTGCAAGCGGAAATTAAAGCATTGCATAGCGCTCTAAAAATTACCACCTTAATGGTTACACATAATTTCAGTGAAGTTTTTTCCCTGGCCGAAAGAGTAGCCATAATTAAAAATGGCGAGGTTCAGCAGGTAGGTACTACTGAAGAAGTGTTTAAAATGCCCAACTCTCAATTTGTAGCTGAATTTGTAGGTATGAAAAACGTATTTGCGCTGCACCAGGTCAATGGTAAAGCGATGCTGGGTGATGTGCTGCAGCTTGACATGCAGGTGCCGGAAGAACAAAGTGCAGGCAAACATCCAACTACCGGAGGTAATAATAAGTATTTCATAGGATTAAGGCCGGAGGATATAGTGGTGGGTAATGGCGCCCTTAAGACCGATTATCAATTGACGGGAACTGTCTTAACCATTTCCAATAATGGTGTTTATTCCGAAGTCAAAGTACAATCCGGGCAAGTTAATTTTACAGCCTACATCACTCCTAACCGGTTTTTTGAGCTTGGCCTGCGGGAAAACAAAACTGTTACTCTAGGCTTCGACCGGAAAAATATCAATTTCATAAAGGGCCAGGCATGCGCAACCGGGTAA
- a CDS encoding nitrogenase reductase, giving the protein MPKLIVCGRGGCGKSTLVTLLAKALGERERVLVVDTDESNLGLCKMLGQEPPEMSLMVSLGGKPVVREKLLASMSQENGEKVGFFREDLSLEDLPPACVSWDGSVGNLRIGKIEHSMEGCACPMGSITRSLLKELKVNKNDWVIADTEAGIEHFGRGVLEGVDAILMVVDPSYESILLAEKAKGLAEEAHKKFFVVLNKVDEATEPTLRQELTDRKIEVGGVINHSLDISRANLVGNTLDVNMQRESVDELVDKIIGLCR; this is encoded by the coding sequence ATGCCTAAACTAATTGTTTGCGGCCGGGGAGGATGTGGCAAAAGTACCTTGGTGACCCTTTTAGCGAAAGCATTAGGTGAACGGGAACGGGTATTGGTGGTGGATACCGACGAATCTAATCTCGGACTATGTAAAATGCTTGGTCAAGAACCGCCGGAAATGAGTTTGATGGTTTCTCTGGGAGGTAAGCCGGTGGTACGGGAAAAACTTCTGGCCTCTATGAGTCAGGAAAATGGTGAAAAAGTGGGCTTTTTTAGGGAAGATTTATCCTTGGAGGATTTACCCCCTGCATGTGTTAGCTGGGACGGGTCGGTGGGTAATTTACGCATTGGTAAAATTGAGCACAGTATGGAAGGCTGCGCCTGTCCCATGGGCTCAATTACCCGGTCATTACTAAAAGAGCTTAAAGTAAATAAAAACGATTGGGTTATAGCAGATACTGAAGCAGGTATAGAACATTTTGGGCGTGGTGTACTGGAAGGTGTGGACGCAATATTAATGGTTGTGGACCCTTCATATGAGTCCATATTACTGGCTGAAAAAGCCAAGGGATTGGCCGAAGAGGCTCATAAGAAATTTTTTGTTGTTCTGAACAAAGTGGACGAGGCTACGGAACCTACTTTGCGGCAGGAGTTGACCGACAGGAAAATTGAGGTTGGCGGCGTTATAAACCATTCTTTAGATATTAGCCGGGCTAATCTTGTTGGAAACACATTGGATGTTAATATGCAGCGGGAAAGTGTGGATGAATTAGTTGATAAAATAATCGGGCTGTGTAGATAA
- a CDS encoding type II toxin-antitoxin system RelB/DinJ family antitoxin codes for MARSSLIQIRVDDALKKDAEALFNDLGLDMPTAIRLFLKQSLLHNGIPFAIVRTDDFYNDYNLQVLKKSIQQLEHGKGTTHELIEAGDE; via the coding sequence GTGGCACGGAGTAGCTTGATCCAAATCAGAGTTGATGACGCTCTCAAAAAGGACGCAGAAGCGCTTTTTAACGATTTGGGGCTTGATATGCCTACTGCTATCCGTCTTTTTTTGAAGCAGTCTTTACTTCATAATGGAATACCGTTTGCTATTGTCCGAACAGATGATTTTTATAATGACTATAACCTGCAAGTTCTGAAAAAATCCATACAGCAACTTGAGCATGGCAAAGGAACAACTCACGAACTGATTGAGGCGGGCGATGAATAA
- a CDS encoding MarR family winged helix-turn-helix transcriptional regulator, with protein sequence MKFVEEMTDELLHFYNGFASWESSVIRSSDLSVSEAHAIEVLGQYGKMNMKSLAQKLGVTTGTTTVTVDRLEKKDYARRESSREDRRVNLIVLTDKGMKAFEEHHQYHLCLTEQMLSTLSDAEIEQLLNTLKKINAETF encoded by the coding sequence ATGAAATTCGTTGAAGAAATGACCGATGAACTGTTACATTTTTATAACGGCTTTGCTTCCTGGGAAAGCTCGGTAATCCGCAGCAGCGATCTGTCGGTCTCCGAGGCCCACGCCATTGAAGTGCTGGGACAGTACGGAAAAATGAACATGAAGAGTCTGGCTCAAAAATTAGGTGTAACTACTGGAACCACCACGGTAACGGTGGACAGACTGGAGAAAAAGGACTATGCCAGGCGGGAATCAAGCAGGGAAGACAGACGGGTCAACCTGATTGTTTTGACGGACAAGGGCATGAAAGCATTTGAGGAACATCACCAATACCATCTCTGTTTGACTGAACAAATGCTCTCCACCCTTTCCGATGCTGAAATCGAGCAACTGCTTAATACTCTCAAGAAAATAAATGCCGAAACTTTTTGA
- a CDS encoding putative toxin-antitoxin system toxin component, PIN family, protein MKVLADTNILISALLWPHSKPAATLLHAARYHELVLCDRNIFELRDVLGRKAPYALADVEVFLAELAYDLVPAPEYPQKLISDPKDQPILNAAIVADVDIIISGDKHFLKLNMERPRVMTAAQYLEWIETEQ, encoded by the coding sequence ATGAAAGTGCTGGCCGATACCAACATCCTTATATCAGCATTGCTCTGGCCTCATTCAAAGCCTGCCGCTACTCTGCTTCACGCCGCGCGGTATCACGAGTTGGTACTCTGCGACCGCAACATCTTCGAGTTACGGGATGTGTTAGGACGCAAAGCGCCTTACGCATTAGCCGATGTGGAGGTTTTCCTTGCCGAGCTTGCCTATGATTTGGTGCCAGCCCCAGAGTACCCTCAAAAGCTGATAAGTGATCCAAAGGATCAACCGATTCTAAATGCTGCTATCGTTGCAGATGTGGACATTATCATCAGTGGAGATAAACACTTTTTAAAGCTTAATATGGAACGTCCACGTGTAATGACTGCGGCCCAATACTTGGAATGGATTGAAACAGAGCAATAA
- a CDS encoding sigma-70 family RNA polymerase sigma factor produces MEALEYSQAELVRGIRNKDSAAYEYMICKYTKTVFCLAYNILSESHSKEDIEECVADVFLDAWIKIAEFDEEKANFRTWLLILTKYKALTYRRKKRLSNILDIEDADIKNDVNLEKLVLLRQDQEQVIKIINSFQKIDREIFVRRFFLGEKISDLAKAFNLSRAAVDNRLLRGRKIIKEGLQYE; encoded by the coding sequence GTGGAGGCTTTGGAATATTCGCAGGCTGAACTGGTTCGGGGTATAAGAAACAAGGATTCAGCCGCCTATGAGTACATGATATGTAAGTATACAAAGACGGTTTTCTGTCTTGCTTACAATATTTTGTCTGAGTCTCATAGCAAGGAAGATATTGAGGAATGTGTTGCCGATGTTTTTCTTGATGCATGGATAAAGATCGCCGAGTTCGATGAAGAGAAGGCAAACTTTAGAACCTGGCTGTTGATTCTGACTAAGTATAAGGCGCTAACATACAGACGCAAAAAACGCCTGAGCAATATTCTGGATATCGAGGATGCTGATATAAAGAACGACGTCAATTTGGAAAAGCTGGTATTACTGAGACAGGATCAGGAACAAGTAATAAAAATAATTAATTCCTTTCAAAAGATTGATCGGGAGATATTTGTGAGAAGGTTTTTTCTGGGCGAAAAGATTAGCGATCTGGCTAAAGCCTTCAATTTGTCCCGTGCAGCCGTAGACAACAGGCTGCTGCGGGGAAGAAAAATCATAAAGGAGGGTTTGCAGTATGAATGA